A region from the Chrysoperla carnea chromosome 4, inChrCarn1.1, whole genome shotgun sequence genome encodes:
- the LOC123297283 gene encoding cytochrome c1, heme protein, mitochondrial isoform X1: MAATVGRICGAGLLKSNNNLALNQVSHFSTTREWSRSKKALVATLGLVTGGAAALAYSLDQSVKASDLVVHPPKNPWSHNGMFSSLDHAGVRRGYEVYKQVCAACHSMQYVCYRDLIGVTHTEAEAKAEAEEVMVRDGPNEEGEFFNRPGKLSDHFPSPYPNEEAARHANNGAYPPDLTYIVSARHGGEDYIFALLTGYCDPPAGVVLREGQYFNPYFPGGAISMAQALYNEAANYSDESVKPTASQLAKDVAQFLKWTAEPEHDTRKLYLIKMLAMGSILFGFFYYIKRHKWSVMKSRKIAYQPPSKKS; encoded by the exons ATGGCGGCGACTGTAGGTAGAATTTGTGGAGCTGGGctcttaaaatcaaataataatcttGCATTAAATCag GTTAGTCATTTTTCAACTACAAGAGAATGGAGTCGAAGTAAAAAAGCA ttggtAGCGACGTTAGGACTTGTAACGGGTGGAGCCGCTGCCCTAGCATATTCTTTGGATCAATCTGTTAAAGCTTCAGACTTAGTTGTTCATCCACCTAAAAATCCTTGGAGTCACAATGGAATGTTTAGTTCATTGGATCACGCAGg TGTTCGCCGTGGATACGAAGTTTACAAACAAGTGTGTGCAGCCTGCCATTCAATGCAATACGTCTGTTACCGTGACTTAATAGGAGTCACACATACAGAAGCCGAAGCTAAAGCTGAAGCTGAAGAAGTAATGGTGAGGGATGGTCCCAACGAAGAAGGTGAATTTTTCAATCGACCAGGAAAATTATCTGACCATTTCCCAAGTCCATATCCAAATGAAGAAGCAGCACGACATGCTAACAATGGTGCATATCCACCAGATTTAACATACATAGTATCAGCTCGTCATGGTGGTGAAGATTACATCTTTGCTTTACTTACCGGATACTGTGATCCACCAGCTGGTGTTGTATTGCGTGAAGGTCAATACTTTAATCCCTACTTCCCTGGTGGAGCTATTTCCATGGCACAAGCATTATATAATGAAGCTGCTAATTACTCTGATGAAAGTGTAAAACCAACTGCCAGTCAATTAGCTAAAGACGTTGCGCAGTTCTTGAAATGGACAGCGGAGCCTGAGCATGATACACGTAAATTGTATTTGATCAAAATGTTAGCGATGGGTTCAATTCTATTTGGATTCTTCTATTATATAAAACGACACAAGTGGTCAGTGATGAAATCACGAAAGATCGCTTATCAACCACCATCCAAAAAATcataa
- the LOC123297283 gene encoding cytochrome c1, heme protein, mitochondrial isoform X2 has product MAATVGRICGAGLLKSNNNLALNQVSHFSTTREWSRSKKAVTTLGLVTGGAAALAYSLDQSVKASDLVVHPPKNPWSHNGMFSSLDHAGVRRGYEVYKQVCAACHSMQYVCYRDLIGVTHTEAEAKAEAEEVMVRDGPNEEGEFFNRPGKLSDHFPSPYPNEEAARHANNGAYPPDLTYIVSARHGGEDYIFALLTGYCDPPAGVVLREGQYFNPYFPGGAISMAQALYNEAANYSDESVKPTASQLAKDVAQFLKWTAEPEHDTRKLYLIKMLAMGSILFGFFYYIKRHKWSVMKSRKIAYQPPSKKS; this is encoded by the exons ATGGCGGCGACTGTAGGTAGAATTTGTGGAGCTGGGctcttaaaatcaaataataatcttGCATTAAATCag GTTAGTCATTTTTCAACTACAAGAGAATGGAGTCGAAGTAAAAAAGCAGTAA CGACGTTAGGACTTGTAACGGGTGGAGCCGCTGCCCTAGCATATTCTTTGGATCAATCTGTTAAAGCTTCAGACTTAGTTGTTCATCCACCTAAAAATCCTTGGAGTCACAATGGAATGTTTAGTTCATTGGATCACGCAGg TGTTCGCCGTGGATACGAAGTTTACAAACAAGTGTGTGCAGCCTGCCATTCAATGCAATACGTCTGTTACCGTGACTTAATAGGAGTCACACATACAGAAGCCGAAGCTAAAGCTGAAGCTGAAGAAGTAATGGTGAGGGATGGTCCCAACGAAGAAGGTGAATTTTTCAATCGACCAGGAAAATTATCTGACCATTTCCCAAGTCCATATCCAAATGAAGAAGCAGCACGACATGCTAACAATGGTGCATATCCACCAGATTTAACATACATAGTATCAGCTCGTCATGGTGGTGAAGATTACATCTTTGCTTTACTTACCGGATACTGTGATCCACCAGCTGGTGTTGTATTGCGTGAAGGTCAATACTTTAATCCCTACTTCCCTGGTGGAGCTATTTCCATGGCACAAGCATTATATAATGAAGCTGCTAATTACTCTGATGAAAGTGTAAAACCAACTGCCAGTCAATTAGCTAAAGACGTTGCGCAGTTCTTGAAATGGACAGCGGAGCCTGAGCATGATACACGTAAATTGTATTTGATCAAAATGTTAGCGATGGGTTCAATTCTATTTGGATTCTTCTATTATATAAAACGACACAAGTGGTCAGTGATGAAATCACGAAAGATCGCTTATCAACCACCATCCAAAAAATcataa